A stretch of Paenibacillus peoriae DNA encodes these proteins:
- a CDS encoding LacI family DNA-binding transcriptional regulator has translation MEVGNIVSRKEVAELSGVSEATVSRVLNAVGPIKEDTRRRVLDAANQLGYVPSALARNFARRKSGHLGVVMPYVPKAHLFSAYFFSEMLSGIGNKARDSGLDLLLLFRKPGERIDYSSLFRQQRIDTCIILGARDDHDEVEALKRLQEEGRPFCVMNHHFEGQSFCEVDADHVEGSRAAVSHLIEQGYKRIAFLNGPDIYSNSTERMKGYRTALQDAGIEYDHELLLEGNYSRRSGLDASATIADQLNDIDAVFAANDRMALGVMQGLRERGLAADRFPAFVGYDDSDAAEMAVPPLSSVRVPFYEMGELAASKLIPDSQHLIPALELTGCDSIRELLSTELIIRASSIRQ, from the coding sequence TTGGAGGTGGGTAATATTGTTTCGCGCAAGGAAGTAGCCGAACTTTCCGGCGTGTCTGAAGCGACAGTATCCCGGGTCTTGAATGCGGTAGGTCCTATCAAAGAGGATACGCGAAGAAGGGTTCTGGACGCAGCCAATCAGCTTGGATATGTTCCCAGTGCGCTGGCCCGTAACTTTGCCCGAAGGAAGAGTGGCCATCTTGGTGTGGTTATGCCTTATGTCCCGAAGGCGCACTTGTTCTCAGCCTATTTTTTCTCTGAGATGCTGAGCGGTATCGGAAACAAGGCTAGAGACAGCGGACTTGATCTGCTTCTATTGTTCCGGAAGCCGGGGGAACGGATTGATTACAGTAGTCTTTTCCGTCAGCAAAGGATCGATACCTGTATCATCCTTGGAGCCAGGGATGACCACGATGAGGTGGAAGCTCTAAAGAGGCTTCAGGAAGAAGGACGTCCGTTCTGCGTCATGAATCACCATTTTGAAGGGCAATCGTTCTGTGAAGTGGATGCAGACCATGTAGAAGGCAGCCGGGCGGCTGTAAGTCACCTCATCGAGCAGGGATACAAGCGGATTGCCTTTCTCAACGGTCCGGATATCTATTCCAATAGTACTGAGCGAATGAAGGGTTATCGTACCGCGCTTCAGGACGCTGGGATTGAATATGACCACGAACTGCTTCTGGAAGGTAACTATAGCCGTCGGAGCGGACTCGATGCCTCAGCTACAATCGCAGACCAATTGAATGATATTGATGCTGTATTTGCGGCGAACGACCGGATGGCTCTTGGGGTAATGCAGGGTCTCCGTGAGCGCGGACTGGCAGCTGACCGGTTTCCGGCGTTTGTAGGCTATGACGATTCGGATGCGGCTGAGATGGCTGTTCCGCCGCTAAGCAGTGTCCGCGTACCTTTTTATGAGATGGGGGAGCTTGCAGCCTCGAAGCTTATACCCGATTCTCAGCATCTCATTCCGGCTCTGGAACTAACCGGGTGCGACTCAATAAGAGAACTCCTATCCACAGAACTGATTATCAGGGCGTCATCCATTCGTCAATAA